A stretch of DNA from Ovis aries strain OAR_USU_Benz2616 breed Rambouillet chromosome 17, ARS-UI_Ramb_v3.0, whole genome shotgun sequence:
GAGGCACTGGGCTGAGGCCGCCCTCAAGCTGCTTTACAAGGATCATCTCCGTCCCTCACGGGGAAAGCACAGCAGGGATGAGTGGAAAGAATGTACCTACAGATATGTACAGACACAGTGCTGTACAGACACAGTGCTGTAATTTTGTATGTAGCAACCATGTAAATACATGTATGgattttataatatacatattatatatgaatcTATAAAGgcatatttttagaaaaacagcACACCACTGCTTCTTTTGAAAATAGtctaagaataaaatgaatttctACAGAGCTTCCTGCCTCAGTCACTGGGTACCTGGGGCAGTGTCTGGGCAGAAGGCAGAGTACAATTTCGATCCACTGGCTGGTTATGCAAAGGCAGAGTCCCCCACGCCCCTGGGAGGTCACCTCATGCGTTGGTATCAAGTCAGTGGATTCAGCCAGGAAggggcacgcacacacacaccccccacctgGAGGGTGAAGGCAGGCATCAGTGACAGCTATTTTGTGAGCTGTGACCCAAGGTGCCACATCCACCCTGGCCCTGGGCTCCCGGCCAGCACTACAGCTCCCTGGTGTCTTACCGTGTGTGCTGCAGTCAGAGCGAGGAGCTCAGCCTGGCCCCACCTTTCACGTACAGAGCCACCCTGGCTTCTGAAAGTGTCCTGGGGCCTCGATGGACACCTGTGCGGGACTCAGACCAGAACAGACAAGGGCTAGACGCAAGGGGTGGGGAGCTGCCAGGCCCACCCAGGGCACAGCTGGAGGAGAGCAAACAGACCCTGCAAGAAGATTTGGCAGCTTGAacctttatttttagtattttttttaaaaagcataattagAAACTTTCAATACAGAAATAATCCTAGCAAACCATTTAAAAGTGTTGTTGACAGGAAGTTCACATCAGGTCCACCAGAACGCTGGTCCAGCCCtgagtcccccccacccccaccccccattcaTGCGTGAGACACTCTGCGGACGGGCACGCTGCCATCACCGAATCTTCCCCCCACCTGGGTCTGGGTGTCCAGCAGCCGGAAGCCACGGAGGCTTCTTGCCTGTGCTGGAAACTTGCAGGACCCCCCACCCCTTATTGCCTAAATCTGCGAGCTCTGCCACACCAGCGTCACCGGAACGCTCAGGGCTAAGCCCCGattctccacaccctctgggGACCTGGGGTGGCTGGGACAGTCCTGAAGACTGAGACCGCGCTATGGCCCCGAGCACCCAACCCAACGGCTGCCTGctgccagcccccagccccacctccccaggCCCGGAGCACCCCCACCTCGTCCCGTGGCTCCAGAGTGAGGAAGGCCGGTCACCCAGAACCGAGGGCTTTTGGCAGTCTTGGGGAAGTGGAGACAGGTCAGACGAAACCCCCAGTTTTTATTGATTAAAAACCCACCAACAGTGACATGGGAAATCTGCAGTGAATCTGTGATGTGATTGTCCAATCGGGGCTTGACCTGGAAATCTCCTAGGAAAGGAAATCTAATAGAACACATCATGGTGCTGAAATAAATTATTCCCAGGTTACATGATCTTTTAGGGGAAAGGTGAATGAAGTGTCTCAAAGGGGAGATAGGGTAACCATAATCAAGTGCAAAAGACCCTGGTTGTTCCTCCAAGGGCACCAGGGCGAGTCATGGCTGGCGCCCAGCCCAGGCGGCCATTCCCTACCACCCGCCAAGAAATTCTCATGCTGCCTTTGTACTGCCAACCCCCAGCCCCGCCTCCCCAGGCCCAGAGCACCCCAAGGCCGCCTACATCCAGCTCAGAGGCACCATCCCCAGGACCCAGCGGCCCGACACCCGTTCCCCCACACTGAGGGGTGCCAGGTGCTCATTGGAGACCCATGACTCCAAGGGAGGCCCCTCCTTTCCCACCAGGAAATGGCCAGGAGCCCAGCTCCGTGGCAACAGGAAGCCATTTTTTCTAAAAACACTGGACCCAGAGTGAGGAGGCTGCAACTTTTGCTGCTGTGCAACCAAGcctcaggaagagagaaaaaagtgagGAACTTAATTCATTTGATTTGGCTTCACTTTTATCTGTTAAAATGACGCTCCTTAGCAGACGCCCAATGGCAAGCCCATCTGTGCACAAACACACCCCTACCTTTCTGTTGGAACCCAAACAGGTTGGTATAAATAAGTCAGAAGCCACAGCTCCCCTAGGTTGTAGCTGAGGCATCTGGAAGGCAGGACAAGAAATCTGTGGGCCAAAGGGCAGGAGTGATCCCTCCTCTGGAAGCGAAGGGCCAGACCTCCAGGGGGACCCCGGGGCCCACCTCAAGGCGGGATCCCCCAGCTGCTGGAGCGGTGACGAGgcgggatggggaggggtgggggccagCCCTCCAAGCAGGGGGAGACGCTGATGCCGGTGAGAGAGAACGAGTCCCGTGGAGCCCACGGCACCACCCCAGGTTGGCAAAAGGTACTTGTTCTAGAACGTGATCCTGTCCTCTCCGGAAGCTGCTGGCGGTAAGtcggggtagggtggggaggggaggggatgtcGCAGCAGGCTGGCACGAAGGAGGCAAAAGCCGGAGCAGGATGAGGGTGGCGCGCTGGTTAAAGCGATATACACTATGTACAGACTCCGGTTAATCAGTCCGCTTGGCTGGCAGCGTCCTCGCCAGCCTGGGCGCTCGGCCGGGGGACAGGGGCGCCGGAAGGGAAGGGCAGGCCGTCCCACACCTTCTTGGCActcgggggggggggaggaagtCCCGACGGCGCCTCCCAGTACAAAAACGTGGAGAGAATTCTTTAAATAACGGCACGGAACTGAGACTGTCCCCCAGGAGAGGAGCCCCCGGCCCGGGGCGGGGGGCACGGCAGCAGCGCAGTCTCTGCAATGGGCTGGGGGCATTAGCAGCAGCGTTTCTTCCGTTTACTGTTCTTCGTGAGCTTCACCACGTCgttctgttgttgctgctgctgttttgcTAGGTTGTCCTTCTTTGCCCGGAGGACCAGCTCTGTGATGCAGTTGAACATCTATGAGGGTGAAGAAGGCAGGGCGGCCTCAGACAGGGGAGGAGGCCCTGTCACAGCTGCGCCCCCCTCATGCTGGTCAACGCAGCCCCTCCCGCCTCCCCGGGCCCAGCCTTCCAGTCCACTGGGGGCTGTTTCTGCACATCTGTCTTCAAGCCCCATCTAGAAGGCGGTGAACTACAGAGGTCAGAAAGGAAAAGCATCAAAGACCTCTGAGCTGTGTCTCGGGGAAGTCAGGCTCAGGATTTTCCAGCCTTTCTGTGAAAGGACAGAGCTCCTTTCCTTCGGCTGACACCTTGGGCAACACAGATAAAGGTGCCCCTGCACTGGTGACAAACCAGAGTCTGCCCACGCCACACCACCTCACCGCACGTCCTACTGAGAACCGTCCCCCCCAGCTCCCTCCACTCCTGGGGAAGGAATCAAGTACAACCTAGGGGGCAGgcctcaccccaccccaacctACACGAGAACGAGGAGCCTGGAAAAGGCTCAGGGCCCCGCCGCAGGCCCCCAGGGGAAAAGCCCACAGTGTGACCCTAGCCGGACGCAGGGGCGCAGGGTCCCCACTGCTGGGCAGCTTGTGTCCCAGGACGCAGGGGGGATCAGCCCCCTGGACCCCTGGGCTCCAACCCCACAGGCAGGACCTTCCCAAAAGCTCCCAAGCGCTTCCAGCAGCCCCGGCATATGTGGCGCTCAGCCTGCCTGGGGTGTACCTGGGGCCAGCCCGGACACTCACCAGCTCTGGAGGCCACAGCAAAGCAAGCTGCTCTGCAGGCCGAGGCCCAGGGAAAGAAAGCCagagagtggggagaggggacagtGCGGGGCGGGGAGGACTGAGTGGACGTGCGCCCGGCTGTGGGGGCAGGCCCACATCTGAGGCAGCCTCTCCCTCAGGACTGCTAAGGTGCGAGGTGGCCCCAGCAGGGGGATGCCCGGGCGCGGAGCCTGGTGCACACAGAGGGCACTCGATCAGTGGCCGCTACGACGATGCTGTGGGCTACCCGCCCTGGCGGCCAAGGCAGAGTCGGGGGCAGTGGGGGGGAGCGGTGCCCGCGCTCCCAGCCCTTCTGGCGCAGGCCTCACCTCTTCCACGTTGACATTCTCCTTGGCGCTGGTCTCAAACAACTGGATCCCCATCTGCCCGGCGAACTTGTAGGCGTCTTCGGTCTCCACCACCTTGCGCTCGGGATCGTCGTTCTTATTCCCCACTGGAAGGCAAGGCAGAGtcagcccgccccgcccccgccccgcccccgccccgccccgcccactggccgccccgccccgcccccgccccgccccgcccactgGCCACCCGGCCTCACCTAGGATCCGGCACACGTCATCACAGTTCTGGTTGATTTCATGAAGCCACCGCTTCACGTTGACAAAGGATTCAGCGCTGGTGACGTCGTAGACCACGATGACCCCATGGGTCCCCCGATAATACCTGTGGGACCAGGGTCGGCGTCAGAGCTATGGCGTAAATAAGGGCAGCCCCTTCGCAGGACCCGCCGGCCTGCACCCGGACAGCGGGTGGGGAAGGCAAGGGCCCGTCACCCCAGGCCCAGAGGCCTCAAGCTGGACGTTGGGGCCTGGTCAGCACTGCCGCTCACCCTGCTCCCCGGGCGCAGTGCGTAAGGAGTGCCCCGCCCTGCAGGGTCAGCCAGATTGTTCAGAGGCAGCCGACAGCATGAAACTTAAGTTGTTTCCTTTTTCAAGTTCAGGCAATGGGGcgttccctgatggttcagcgcCTGAGACtcagagctcccagtgcaggggaccagggttcgatccctggtcagggaactagatcccaccagCAGCAACTACGACCTGACTGCTACAACTaaaggtctcctgcaccgcaaccaagacctggcatagccaggtaaataaacacaaaaagagAATACTCAGGCAAGGTTTACATTCGACAGCATATTATCACTGTGCTCTTTGACATCCAAGAAAGTTTTTCTGTCCTCAAACCTGTCTTAGTAAAATGCTATTTCAAGGACAGGTGCCACTTGTGAGGCCTGCCAAGGTCTGTTCACACCCCAGGGGATGGGCAGGCACCTGCCTTCCTGCCACTCCAGGCACGTCCAGGCTGGGTCTGAGGTCAGCGGGAAGGGCTTCAGGCAGGAGGGAGCTGCCTCAAAAGTTCAGGGGGACAGGCAGGGAGCACAGGCCTCATGGTCCTCCAGAGAGCCAGCTCCGACCCAGCGGCCAACACGTCACCTCACCCGGCACGCGGAGACACTCACTCACAGGAGCCtctgagagggagaggaagaccCCCTGCCCATAAGAGACGGGCTCATGGGTGGACAGTGGCCTCCCTGAGCCAGCCCGAAGCGCCTCCACCTCCTGGGCCCGCAGGACAGCAGGCCCTCCCCGGTGGCGGTCCTGAAGCAACACAGGCCCCGTGAAGACGGAGCCGGCCAGGCCGCACGTGCACTGCGTTTTCAGCCGCGCCCAGCAGCGCTCTGGCACACTCCTCACAGCCCCATCACACAACAAAGTCAACCGAGCTCCGCCTCTGGAAGGCGGTGTGGACCTGGGAAGGTTACTGCACACACCTCATGGCACCTTGGTtccctcaactgtaaaatgggggtacCAGGAGGTAACTCTGGGGGTGGCTGTATGACTAAGGTGACAATACATGTTTTCACAAGGACCAGCTCTTTATCATCACCATTAACAGTCCTTCAGCGACACTCTGGGCCCCAGAAGTGGGCAGAAGAAAACCAAGGGCAGTGAGGGCGGCTCCCTTGGGCTGGCCACCAGGGAGGGAGAGCCGCCCGCTCTCCACTCTGGGACCCCGGCTGACATCCGCTGGGGCTTCGTCCACCCACAGCTCTGCCTTCCTGGGGACAAAGCCCTGCCCTGGGCAGCCCGAACAATCAAGCCATCCACACCCTGCCCCCCTTCCCCCCAGATCATCACCTGGGTCCACCTGGGGGTCGCCCACCTGAGCACGTACAGGAGAGCAAGCCAGGAAACAGGGAGAGGAGGGCGACAACTGTCCCCCACCAGCAACGGACATGCGAACAGTGGACAGTGCTTCCCAACCCTCCTCTGTTGAGACAACCCAGGATGCCGAGAAATGGCGGAGGGAGACCAGCCTGGGTCGTGGAGCTCAGGTGCCGGGCCGCCGGGCCTGTCACTCCCCCACCATCAGGCACCACGTCCACGTGCCACAGCTTGGCTCTGTGCCAACACGACCGCGATGCTCTCCGCTCACCCGCTATCACAGACAGGCAGCCACCACGTCCCCGCTAGGACAGGAGGCTTGGTGAAGGGGCTGCCGGCAGCCATGGCCCAGGCCGGGCCTTCCCTGCCTCGGCCTCTCCCACCACCACCCGACCCATGCCCCCAGCCACACCGCTCAGGGTCAGCGAACCCCAGCCGCCACAGGCAAGAAGCGGTGAGGGGACAACAGGGCATTCGTTCTCAGTGGGCAGACAGGATGCAGTCTTAGTTTCTCTTTTAGAGCCCTGAATCAGCAGGGGCCACGCTACTGCCCCCAGACTGCCCCACCCCTGACCTCTTCCCAGCTCCTTCCCTCAACAACCCCCCCAGCCTCCCAAGTGCAGCGcacccctcctccagcctcctggGACAAACCCAGCTTGCCCTCAGGTGGCCGAGGAATTCCAGTCCCCCTAAAGGATGAAGGAGGCAGTTCAGCCCCTTCCTGCTGCCCTGGAGGGAGCTGACCCCAGCCCCACTGCCTGGCCTGGAGCATCTCTTGTGGCCACAGGCCCAGCGTTCTCGGCTGGTTTTAACCCACAGGAGCCACCATAGCATCTGCCGCTGGCTCAGCCCTcgtccctgggggtggggggccagcAGAGGGCGGGGCCATGGATCCGTTAAAGCGCGGGTCCCCAACCTCCGGGTCGCAGACCagcacctcctgtcagatcagcggcagcattagattagaaataaagcacAGTAAATGTCAGGTGCCGCAcgtccctgctggtccagtggctgagcctgtgctcccaatgcaggaggcccaggttcgatccctggtcagggaactagatctcacatgccatgacTGAGAGTTCGAATGCCGCAGTGAAGACCTGAcccggccaaataaataaacttaaaaaacatACGTCACGTGCTCGAACCGTCCCCAGGCCATCCCCCTACCCCCAGACCGAGGAAGAACCACCTTCCATGAAATTGGTTGCTGGTGCCAAAACGGCTGGGGGACAGCTGAGTTAAAGGCAAGAGACTTGGCATCGGGCAGACCTCAATTCAACTCCTGCCTAACTGACCAAGCCAGGTCCCTCCACCCTCTGCAGGCCTCACTTTTCTTGTCCGTACATGGAGAGAACCACAGGACTCTTTACTAGGATTAAACGAGATGAAGCAACCACAGTCCTTGGCGACAGTCCCGGCCTAGAGGAGGACCCCTGGTCAGTGCCCATACCTCGCGACACCGACAAGAGGTCCTGGTCTCATTCAGGCCTGGAAGCTCGGGTGGCCCAGGCGCATGGCGTCCAACTACCCTGGGAGCCTTGGCTCCAGCTGCCCCTCAGCTCGGACCTTGCTAGCAGCCGCTGACACAAGGGGGCTCAAGCAGCTCATCGGGAGGAGGCTGCATAGACCTGCCCTGCGAAGCCCCCAGGCTCTCAGGGAGGCATGGCCCATGGCGCGTGTGCTCATCTCAGGGCTGGCCCAGTGACCGGACCCCCTCCTGCTCCAGGGAGGCTCAGGCTCCAGCCCCCAAGCCTCCAAGCCCCCAGGGCCACCCACCCACCGGTCTGTCACCCCCACACCCCTAGCTGGCACCCCCGGGTTCCCCCGTACTCCCAGCCACCACCCTGGGGTCTCTTCACCCCGACACTTAGCACCCCTGGGATGCTCAGCAGCCCCGATGGGCGGCCAGCCTGGGGGCCGCCCGCCTCCACCTCGCAGGGAGGAGAGGGAACTTGGTGGTGCTTCCCCGAGAGCCCCCCACCACGGGACCCgctgggggaggcagaggagaggccaAGAGGAGCAGCAGCCACTCCGGGCTGGGCCCGGCTCCTACTCTGCACACACCCCTCAGAAGCTCCCCCATCCGTGTAACTGGGGTGATGAGAACACCAACCGCAGGGAGCTCCATGGAATCTTCTACGTGAAGCCCAAGCACATGGGACCTCGCATTAATGCAAACCCCAAAGACAAGCCCCCTGGAAACTAAACAACTGAGATTTtaggcaacttgcccaaggtcacacagggggCAGAAATGTAAATTCCGAACCACCTGCCTTCAAAGTCCTGTTCTTTCCCAGAACCTGTTCCAGTAACAGCCCAAGAACTGAGAGCCACTCCGCAGGACCCAGCACACAGTCGGGGGCTCCAGCCAGCTTTCCACCCATTTACAGCAGAGACACAAAGGTCCTGCGGCAACAAAGGAGGGCGACCCTCAGGGTGAGCTGGGtctgtttgtcgctcagtcatgtccggctcttgcaaccccatggactgtaacccaccaggctcctctgtgcctggcatttcccaggcaagaatacaggagtgggttgccatttcctcctccagggcatcttcctgaccagcGACTgcatgaacccaggtctccttcactgcaggcggattctttaccatctgagccagcagggaagactcCAGGGTGCGCCGGGTCCCCAGTCAACAGCtttgggaggcagaggagggggccGCCCAACAGCCTCCCACCTACCAGTGCTCCTTCCAGACCCCCAACAGAGAGACGCCCCCTCCACGTCAGGGTGATGACAGAGCTGGCCCCTCCAGCAGGCGAGCTGACGCTGAACAAGAGTACCCTCGCTGCCTGAGTGTCTGAGCGCCTGGCGAGGCCAgcaccagctctgtgaccccattttaaagacaaaggagggacttccctggtggtccactggttaaggctCTGCCTTCCAATCtcagggacacgggttcgatcctatGGTCCACGAAGCCCCAAGCattgagcccgtgctccacagaaGGCGAAGCCCACATaccgcaaccaagacccagcgcaggcaaaataaataaataaataaatacgtaaatctttaaaaaataaaaataaagacaaaggaaccagaggcTCCACTGACTGACGCACGCGGCCCTGCCAGCCCCAGAGGGAGGCGTGAGGCTACTGCCCACCACGGGCAGGACTGCACGCGCCCCGTCCGCTTCTCGGGTCTTCAAGGGGAAGAGCTGCACTCGGCCAGGAGCACACCTCCCCACAGCCTTGGGGGCGCCCAGAGCCATTTCCCAATGTCGGGGGCCAGGGGTCTGAGTGGGGACCGGAGATCTATGTGGAGGCAGGGGGCCTGCCGGGGGGGTGGTCTAAGAGGGGGCAGGGGGTCAGAGCGGGCTGGGCCAGCCTGACTCACGTGGAGGTGATGGTGCGGAAGCGCTCCTGCCCAGCCGTGTCCCAGATCTGCAGCTTCACTTTCTCCCCGTTGATCTCCACAGTGCGAATCTTGAAATCCACTCCGATCGTGGTGATGTAACTGCCTGCACACACAGGGATGTTAGCACGACCCAGGGCCACCCCGGTCAGACTGCATCCTCAACAGCCCAGGTGACCCTGGGCTCCACCCCGCCCAGCTCACTCCAAGTGCCTGGAGGACACAGCCCTGGACAAAACAGTCTGAGCCCCAAGGTGAGGGCAGGAGACAGGCTACAATGAAACAAAGTGATACAGAAGACAGTTTCAAGAGCAATGAACCCACCATTTCCTCCAAGAGGAAATGAGAGAGGGGCCATGACTGTGGCGGGAAACGCTCCACCAGAGTTGCCCAGGGACCGTGGGGGACCACGGCACACTCTGGGTTTCTCTTTCCTACTCCATTCCAAACATTTTAAACAACCCACAAAATTAACTTTCTAAAGCATAAACAAGTCATACACTCCctgttatatacaaaatagatgactaacaagaacctactgcacagcacagggactcCACTCAGCACTCTGCGACAGCCTAGAGAAGAGCCTAAAGAGCGGATCTGTGCGTATGCGTGGCTGATTCACGCTGCTGGACACCTGAAACACAGCAACGGCAATCAACTATACCCcgattttaaaaaacacacacagacaagtCATGACCTGCAATTTGAAAAACTGCTCCAGGCAGAAGAGACAGCAGCAGAAATAGCaatggtgcatgtgtgtgtgtgtgggtgtgtgtatgtgtgcggtGTGTGTGCCTGTGAGGGTGATGTGAGGTTGAGCACACGTcaggaggcggggggggggggggggggttccaggtcagctctcagcttttgcaatgggtgtgtgggggaggggggtgtgtgtggcggggggaaTGATGTGAGGTTGAGCACACGTCGGGAggcaggttggggtgggggttccAGGCCAGCTCTCGGCTTTTGCTCCGTTTTCAAGAGCTTGGACTTTCTCTCGTGTGTGACAGGGAGGCATTGAAGGGTTTAACCCAAGCATGAGCGGCATTGTAAATAGCTCTCCAGAGGCATCTGTGTGAAAGATGGTGCTGGAGAGAATTTCTGGCAACAGAACAGTCTCATCCAGGCTTTCAAAGGCCCGAATGCTAGGAAGCAGGTGTCCCCAGCCTCCAAGATCTAATGCCCGACGATCTGAGGTGGAGTTGATGTCATCATGATAGAATGAAAGTGCACAATATAGgtaatgcgcttgaatcatcctgaaaccctAAGCCCCACCCCGCCCAGCCTGTGGGAAAATCGTCTTCCATaagactggtccctggtgcccaaaaCACTGAGGACCGCTGCTAGGAGGAGCCCACATGCTCACCCGGGGCCGCAGACAAGAGTGGACAGTGGCCAGGAAAGGCCAAAGCTCAGGGTCGGGCGGAGCTCAAGGAAGGCTCTGGGGCAGAAGTCACATTTGGGCCTGGCCTGAAAGAACAGGTACAATTTCCAAGGCTGCGACCAGGCCGGGGAAGGACATCCTCGCAGAGGAAAGGGCGGAGGCAGAAGCACAGAGACCAGGGTGGCCTCTGGTTCTGCGGGGACCGGGCTCTGCCGAGGAGAGCGGCCCAGTACCCAGCGCCGTGGGCCTGTGAAACACGGCTGACCACTGAGCAAGCGAGCGAGCTGGCGAAGACACAAAGGAGGACGAGACAGCAGGAGGAAGGAAGCTGGACAGGGGGCTAAGGACAGTGTGAAGGCCAGCGGTTTTCAGCAGGCGGTGGTTCaggcctcccctccccgccccccgggATGCCTGGAAACATCACATGTCACAGCTGGGCCAGGGGTGGAGGACGGGGGCACAGAACAGCCTCCACAACAAAGAACTGCAGGACCCAGAGTGTCCGTGGTCCTAAAACGGAGAGACCTTGCTATGAACTCAGCTCGCTTAAGAGAGGTCCACTGAGGTTTTTAAACAGAAGAGACCCTGCTAGAGACAAGAGGAGTTCAGCAGCCTGGCATGGGTGGGCAGGAGCTGCTGGGATGCCTCAGGTGAGAACCAACCATGGTCTGAGCTGGTAATAAGAGTggagaggaggagacaggctGCAGCAGAGAGCCC
This window harbors:
- the RAB35 gene encoding ras-related protein Rab-35 isoform X1, whose product is MYLQDSDPAPPPSPAKALRPVCRSRSLGHLVFRDAARLAGMCVGKSSLLLRFADNTFSGSYITTIGVDFKIRTVEINGEKVKLQIWDTAGQERFRTITSTYYRGTHGVIVVYDVTSAESFVNVKRWLHEINQNCDDVCRILVGNKNDDPERKVVETEDAYKFAGQMGIQLFETSAKENVNVEEMFNCITELVLRAKKDNLAKQQQQQQNDVVKLTKNSKRKKRCC
- the RAB35 gene encoding ras-related protein Rab-35 isoform X3; the encoded protein is MARDYDHLFKLLIIGDSGVGKSSLLLRFADNTFSGSYITTIGVDFKIRTVEINGEKVKLQIWDTAGQERFRTITSTYYRGTHGVIVVYDVTSAESFVNVKRWLHEINQNCDDVCRILDVQLHHRAGPPGKEGQPSKTAAATTERRGEAHEEQ
- the RAB35 gene encoding ras-related protein Rab-35 isoform X2; the encoded protein is MARDYDHLFKLLIIGDSGVGKSSLLLRFADNTFSGSYITTIGVDFKIRTVEINGEKVKLQIWDTAGQERFRTITSTYYRGTHGVIVVYDVTSAESFVNVKRWLHEINQNCDDVCRILVGNKNDDPERKVVETEDAYKFAGQMGIQLFETSAKENVNVEEMFNCITELVLRAKKDNLAKQQQQQQNDVVKLTKNSKRKKRCC